The following are encoded together in the Lathyrus oleraceus cultivar Zhongwan6 chromosome 3, CAAS_Psat_ZW6_1.0, whole genome shotgun sequence genome:
- the LOC127126300 gene encoding zinc finger CCCH domain-containing protein 30 isoform X2, protein MCCELERLKPVPAPYPSLSPVLTRDSRPGKPTMNHLTVGTEDSFASLLELAANNDVEGFKRLIEFDPTSVDEIGLWYGRHKGSKQMVNERRTPLMVAATYGSIDVMKLIISLSDVDINRPCGLDKSTALHCAASGGAENAVDAVKLLLAAGADPNSVDANGDRPKDVIVYPPKLEFVKISLEELLLTDDASVGCNLRVITNSFNTYSPPLSASPENGSPSPPPDLLLRLKSIDVPISPAASEKKEYPVDPSLPDIKNSIYSTDEFRMYSFKVRPCSRAYSHDWTECPFVHPGENARRRDPRKYHYSCVPCPDFRKGACRRGDMCEYAHGVFECWLHPAQYRTRLCKDGINCSRRVCFFAHTAEELRPLYVSTGSAVPSPRSSTSSAMDFAAAMSMLPGSPSSMSVMSPSPFTPPMSPSGNGISHNSGAWPQPNIPALHLPGSNLQSSRLRSSLNARDIHMDDFDMLSDYDQQQQLINELACLSPHHLNSNSLSRSGRMKPLNPSNLDDLFSAESSSPRYADPTLNSTVFSPTHKSAVFNQFQQQQNMLSPVNTNFSPKNVDHHLLQAASYGVQPSGRMSPRNVEPISPMSSRMSMLAQRDKQQQFRSLSFREHGSNSMHAPPGSVNSWSKWESPNGKLDWAHNADEVGKLRRSSSFELGNNGEEPDLSWVQSLVKESPTEIKEKLTTSIPNVAPAGTSGEGLNMNMNAQMDSVDHAVLGTWLEQMQLDHLVAQQN, encoded by the coding sequence ATGTGCTGTGAGTTGGAGCGGTTAAAGCCAGTGCCTGCACCGTATCCTTCTCTATCTCCAGTTTTGACACGCGATTCTCGACCAGGAAAACCCACCATGAATCACTTAACTGTTGGCACTGAAGATTCTTTTGCGAGTTTACTTGAGCTTGCTGCTAATAACGATGTGGAAGGGTTCAAACGGTTGATTGAGTTTGATCCTACGTCGGTGGATGAGATTGGGTTATGGTATGGTCGTCACAAGGGATCGAAGCAGATGGTGAATGAGCGACGGACTCCTTTGATGGTTGCGGCTACCTATGGTAGTATTGATGTTATGAAACTGATTATTTCTCTATCTGATGTTGACATCAATAGGCCTTGTGGCCTTGATAAGAGCACTGCTCTTCACTGTGCTGCTTCAGGTGGGGCTGAAAATGCTGTTGACGCTGTGAAGCTGCTTCTTGCAGCAGGGGCTGATCCCAATTCTGTGGATGCTAACGGGGATCGTCCGAAGGATGTTATTGTTTATCCCCCTAAGCTTGAATTTGTGAAAATCAGTCTTGAGGAGCTTCTTCTAACTGATGATGCTAGTGTTGGCTGTAATCTTAGGGTGATTACAAATTCTTTTAATACGTATTCTCCTCCTTTATCGGCTTCACCCGAGAACGGCTCTCCTTCTCCACCACCGGATCTTTTGTTGAGGTTAAAGTCAATTGATGTCCCTATTTCTCCTGCTGCATCCGAGAAGAAAGAATATCCTGTTGATCCTTCTCTTCCTGATATCAAAAACAGCATATATTCAACTGATGAATTCCGAATGTATTCTTTCAAGGTGCGGCCTTGTTCGCGTGCTTATTCCCACGATTGGACTGAATGCCCTTTTGTTCATCCAGGGGAGAATGCCCGGAGAAGGGACCCGAGAAAGTATCACTACAGCTGTGTTCCTTGTCCTGATTTTCGCAAGGGTGCTTGCCGGCGAGGGGATATGTGTGAATATGCTCACGGAGTTTTTGAGTGCTGGCTGCATCCTGCACAGTATAGAACCCGTCTCTGCAAGGACGGAATAAATTGCTCCAGGAGGGTTTGCTTCTTTGCCCACACCGCTGAAGAGCTTCGACCATTGTATGTTTCAACCGGTTCTGCTGTTCCTTCACCTCGATCAAGCACATCTTCTGCCATGGATTTTGCTGCAGCCATGAGCATGTTGCCTGGCTCACCTTCTTCGATGTCTGTTATGTCTCCTTCACCATTCACTCCACCCATGTCACCTTCTGGCAATGGCATTTCGCACAACTCTGGAGCTTGGCCCCAGCCAAACATCCCAGCATTGCATCTTCCAGGAAGTAATCTCCAGTCTAGTCGGTTGAGATCTTCACTCAATGCTAGAGATATTCATATGGATGATTTTGATATGTTATCTGATTATGATCAACAGCAACAACTCATCAATGAGTTGGCATGCCTCTCTCCACACCATTTGAATTCTAACAGTCTTAGCCGTTCTGGTCGAATGAAGCCATTGAATCCATCAAATCTCGACGATCTCTTTTCCGCCGAGAGTTCTTCTCCTCGATATGCTGATCCAACACTGAATTCAACTGTTTTTTCTCCGACTCACAAATCAGCTGTCTTTAACCAGTTTCAGCAGCAGCAAAACATGTTGTCACCAGTGAATACAAATTTTTCTCCCAAAAATGTTGACCATCATTTATTGCAGGCAGCTTCTTATGGTGTTCAGCCTTCAGGTAGAATGTCTCCACGGAACGTGGAACCTATCTCCCCTATGAGCTCAAGGATGTCGATGCTGGCACAACGTGACAAGCAGCAACAGTTTCGCAGCCTAAGCTTCCGCGAGCACGGCTCTAACTCTATGCATGCACCTCCCGGCTCAGTCAATTCTTGGTCCAAATGGGAATCCCCCAACGGTAAGCTAGATTGGGCTCACAATGCAGATGAAGTAGGCAAGCTCCGTAGATCATCTTCTTTTGAGCTCGGGAACAACGGCGAGGAGCCTGATTTATCATGGGTGCAGTCACTTGTCAAAGAATCTCCAACTGAGATCAAAGAGAAATTGACAACATCTATCCCAAACGTTGCGCCCGCAGGAACATCCGGTGAGGGATTGAATATGAATATGAACGCACAAATGGACTCTGTCGATCATGCTGTACTAGGAACATGGCTTGAACAGATGCAGCTTGACCATCTCGTGGCTCAGCAAAACTGA
- the LOC127126300 gene encoding zinc finger CCCH domain-containing protein 30 isoform X1 translates to MGLLWFIYSSAKSVANERMCCELERLKPVPAPYPSLSPVLTRDSRPGKPTMNHLTVGTEDSFASLLELAANNDVEGFKRLIEFDPTSVDEIGLWYGRHKGSKQMVNERRTPLMVAATYGSIDVMKLIISLSDVDINRPCGLDKSTALHCAASGGAENAVDAVKLLLAAGADPNSVDANGDRPKDVIVYPPKLEFVKISLEELLLTDDASVGCNLRVITNSFNTYSPPLSASPENGSPSPPPDLLLRLKSIDVPISPAASEKKEYPVDPSLPDIKNSIYSTDEFRMYSFKVRPCSRAYSHDWTECPFVHPGENARRRDPRKYHYSCVPCPDFRKGACRRGDMCEYAHGVFECWLHPAQYRTRLCKDGINCSRRVCFFAHTAEELRPLYVSTGSAVPSPRSSTSSAMDFAAAMSMLPGSPSSMSVMSPSPFTPPMSPSGNGISHNSGAWPQPNIPALHLPGSNLQSSRLRSSLNARDIHMDDFDMLSDYDQQQQLINELACLSPHHLNSNSLSRSGRMKPLNPSNLDDLFSAESSSPRYADPTLNSTVFSPTHKSAVFNQFQQQQNMLSPVNTNFSPKNVDHHLLQAASYGVQPSGRMSPRNVEPISPMSSRMSMLAQRDKQQQFRSLSFREHGSNSMHAPPGSVNSWSKWESPNGKLDWAHNADEVGKLRRSSSFELGNNGEEPDLSWVQSLVKESPTEIKEKLTTSIPNVAPAGTSGEGLNMNMNAQMDSVDHAVLGTWLEQMQLDHLVAQQN, encoded by the coding sequence ATGGGTTTGTTGTGGTTTATTTATTCTTCAGCTAAATCTGTTGCAAATGAAAGGATGTGCTGTGAGTTGGAGCGGTTAAAGCCAGTGCCTGCACCGTATCCTTCTCTATCTCCAGTTTTGACACGCGATTCTCGACCAGGAAAACCCACCATGAATCACTTAACTGTTGGCACTGAAGATTCTTTTGCGAGTTTACTTGAGCTTGCTGCTAATAACGATGTGGAAGGGTTCAAACGGTTGATTGAGTTTGATCCTACGTCGGTGGATGAGATTGGGTTATGGTATGGTCGTCACAAGGGATCGAAGCAGATGGTGAATGAGCGACGGACTCCTTTGATGGTTGCGGCTACCTATGGTAGTATTGATGTTATGAAACTGATTATTTCTCTATCTGATGTTGACATCAATAGGCCTTGTGGCCTTGATAAGAGCACTGCTCTTCACTGTGCTGCTTCAGGTGGGGCTGAAAATGCTGTTGACGCTGTGAAGCTGCTTCTTGCAGCAGGGGCTGATCCCAATTCTGTGGATGCTAACGGGGATCGTCCGAAGGATGTTATTGTTTATCCCCCTAAGCTTGAATTTGTGAAAATCAGTCTTGAGGAGCTTCTTCTAACTGATGATGCTAGTGTTGGCTGTAATCTTAGGGTGATTACAAATTCTTTTAATACGTATTCTCCTCCTTTATCGGCTTCACCCGAGAACGGCTCTCCTTCTCCACCACCGGATCTTTTGTTGAGGTTAAAGTCAATTGATGTCCCTATTTCTCCTGCTGCATCCGAGAAGAAAGAATATCCTGTTGATCCTTCTCTTCCTGATATCAAAAACAGCATATATTCAACTGATGAATTCCGAATGTATTCTTTCAAGGTGCGGCCTTGTTCGCGTGCTTATTCCCACGATTGGACTGAATGCCCTTTTGTTCATCCAGGGGAGAATGCCCGGAGAAGGGACCCGAGAAAGTATCACTACAGCTGTGTTCCTTGTCCTGATTTTCGCAAGGGTGCTTGCCGGCGAGGGGATATGTGTGAATATGCTCACGGAGTTTTTGAGTGCTGGCTGCATCCTGCACAGTATAGAACCCGTCTCTGCAAGGACGGAATAAATTGCTCCAGGAGGGTTTGCTTCTTTGCCCACACCGCTGAAGAGCTTCGACCATTGTATGTTTCAACCGGTTCTGCTGTTCCTTCACCTCGATCAAGCACATCTTCTGCCATGGATTTTGCTGCAGCCATGAGCATGTTGCCTGGCTCACCTTCTTCGATGTCTGTTATGTCTCCTTCACCATTCACTCCACCCATGTCACCTTCTGGCAATGGCATTTCGCACAACTCTGGAGCTTGGCCCCAGCCAAACATCCCAGCATTGCATCTTCCAGGAAGTAATCTCCAGTCTAGTCGGTTGAGATCTTCACTCAATGCTAGAGATATTCATATGGATGATTTTGATATGTTATCTGATTATGATCAACAGCAACAACTCATCAATGAGTTGGCATGCCTCTCTCCACACCATTTGAATTCTAACAGTCTTAGCCGTTCTGGTCGAATGAAGCCATTGAATCCATCAAATCTCGACGATCTCTTTTCCGCCGAGAGTTCTTCTCCTCGATATGCTGATCCAACACTGAATTCAACTGTTTTTTCTCCGACTCACAAATCAGCTGTCTTTAACCAGTTTCAGCAGCAGCAAAACATGTTGTCACCAGTGAATACAAATTTTTCTCCCAAAAATGTTGACCATCATTTATTGCAGGCAGCTTCTTATGGTGTTCAGCCTTCAGGTAGAATGTCTCCACGGAACGTGGAACCTATCTCCCCTATGAGCTCAAGGATGTCGATGCTGGCACAACGTGACAAGCAGCAACAGTTTCGCAGCCTAAGCTTCCGCGAGCACGGCTCTAACTCTATGCATGCACCTCCCGGCTCAGTCAATTCTTGGTCCAAATGGGAATCCCCCAACGGTAAGCTAGATTGGGCTCACAATGCAGATGAAGTAGGCAAGCTCCGTAGATCATCTTCTTTTGAGCTCGGGAACAACGGCGAGGAGCCTGATTTATCATGGGTGCAGTCACTTGTCAAAGAATCTCCAACTGAGATCAAAGAGAAATTGACAACATCTATCCCAAACGTTGCGCCCGCAGGAACATCCGGTGAGGGATTGAATATGAATATGAACGCACAAATGGACTCTGTCGATCATGCTGTACTAGGAACATGGCTTGAACAGATGCAGCTTGACCATCTCGTGGCTCAGCAAAACTGA